TATGCCTGGAATACTCCTTCCACTTCCCATTAAAACAGATGCTGCAGCTTATATCTATTTTCTTCTCAAATCTTATTCTCCCATTTATCAGACATCATTGAAATAGTTAAACATAcgatttatatttattgtaaataaagactaaaagaaTAATAGCATTTTAATTTGAAGCACTATTGCATTCATGAAATATTGCTCACTTAGTTTATGGGCTTATAGCATGAACagagattttcaataaataaggagcttttgaaaaattacatgGCATCAATCACATGTAATAAACTTCTGACATATGGTTTATCAAAAATGTTAGTGATACTTTTTTTAGTATATAGTTGATGACTATCACTTTCAGTCTCAGTTTATTGTAAAACttaacattattaaaagaaagttaccgcattttcttttccaaaaccaAAATTTTCATAAAGACAGTTTCACTTTGATCTTCACTGTTTTTTCCTAGTTAATTGCTTCAATGTGCTGTTTCCATTTGTAGATTTTAAATAGCTTTGTAGTATCATAAAGTCTCTACTACAGTagttaaattttctgtttttgaagacATAAACTAAATGACTACTTAGATACTGAGAAACTGTTGTCTCTTCCTACATGAAAAATATGGAAGTAGACTGACCTAACGAAAGCTGTATTATTTCTATATGGAAAAGATGCATAGTGGTATCACTACCATTTTCTTTACTAAAGGTTTGGAAGGATTGATGACTTAGAGTGCACCCTCTGGTGAAGCATAACATGTCaccacaatagaaaaaaaagattcttcagTTCACTTGGCTGTCTTTGTCACAAGCGTGGGGCCAGACATGGCCTCCATCTGCAGCTCTTCGTTGactcctatttctttctctcttttttataccAATGCTCAGAATCTTTCACTGAcataagccagacaaagaaaaagaaccttATGATATTTTCAGGATTGCAGCAGATTCATTACCTCAAGCTGTAACTAGCTTTCAAAAATAGGTGACAGAGATTTTGATCTGGACGAGTTCCTGCATCACCATAGATACCAGGCCTCCACAGtgaaatgatgacattttaattAGAAAGATGGCTTTAACTTGTGAATTAGAAGCTTTCCCAGTAAACAAGTGCAGGACTTTGTGGAGGTTCTAGGATGGGGGAAGATGATGTACTTCCTTGTCTTTAAAAGTCATCAGGGAGAGGGTCTCTGATCTGTTCCTTCACAGCTCAGTACTCAGATATAATCTCCCCTCTGATAACTGTCATGCTGGGAAGTAAATGTCTGTGAACCTGACTTTTCTCTGAAGCAGAAAAACCTCCTTGATGAAGCCTAGGGTTCTGGTGCTTACCTTTGGCAGCTAAAAGTAGATCACAACAGCATCATCTTGACCATCTTTCTAAGACGACAGTGTAGAATTAAAGTTCAGTAGATAAATGTCTACatagcacacagtaagtgcttatATTATGAACTCTTTTTGCTTTTGTAGTTAAAAATTCTCTGGGCTTCTAGCATTGTGAGGGTATCAATTCAAGCGCATTGTGTTGAAGACTTATAGAAGTTAAACATTTCCTAAGCTTCAAAAACACTGGCAAAGTTGAACAATGAAAAAGTGATTCTTTTTGTAACTAATTATGGTAGTTTAGCATGCAACACTTCTTTTgtgatcttttccttctttatggGCTGGCAAACACCAATAGTGGACTCAGTGTCAGGTAATTTGTCAAGCTGAATATCTGCTTTAAGAGGtctagcttttctttctttggctgcTAGAAATTTTCCTGGCTATCCCATGAATTCTAGAACATACTTCATCGTGTGAATCTATAGAAACTCATTTTGTATGTTTCATCCCGAtgtggtttttgttattttgctatTTGCTAAGTATAGAGTGTAATAATTTTTCAACTCTTGttgaagcatttttcttttattttgtaaattgaaTTGACTTACCATATcctattagtttcatgtgtacatcttagtgatttgatatttttaaatgttatgaaatGGTCACCGTAAGTAATTACTGTGGCCATATGAAGTTATTACAGTGTTACTGACTTTATTTCCtctgctgtatattacatccccatgattcaattattttattactgggagtttgtacttcttaatctccttcacctgctTTACCTGTCCCCTCAATCCCTCTCTCATCTGCtaaccaacagtttgttttcgttttcttgatctgtaaaacttcctgttttgttttgttttcttttgttttttaaggctccacatataagtgaaaccatatggtatttgtttttctgtccctGACATTTCACgtaaggtccatccatgttgtcaaaaatggcaagaattttttttttagcattttattattttttttaaagtacatatggAAATGGAACTCCTGACCCCAGGATGCTGTTCTgtctgagccagtcaggcacctcagatttcattcttttttatggctattccattgtatacatataccacatcttttttatctgttcatctcagcagacacttagattgcttccgtatcttggctattgaaaataatgctacagtgaacataagggtgcatatttCTCTCCAAAGTAGTGTTTTTACagtggagcacagagcctgaagtttgAGGTCAGCATATGGTGGTCCTCCTGTGAGAAAGCAGGGCTGAGACTTGGGAGTGGACCTCGAGGTCAGAGGGTTCCTTGGGTTGCACAAAGAGAAACATttcccctgcttggagtgcatttggtagaggtgGTACAGCCTCTCTGCAGGCAAAAGACCTGGCGAACACCATCAGGCCACCACATTTACCAGTATAGGAACAAAGACACCTATTGCAGACAGCAAGCCCTGGTGCAGGTTGTGTGTTGTAATTTACCAGAAACTCTGAACTGCTGTTACTTTGCCAACAGCATGAGCATTTCCTGGGACAAGCCGGCCCTGGCCACAGTGCTGTGAGACCTTACCCCAGAGGATCACTGTGGGTCTAAACCGCAGGGTCTCTGAAGTATAAGGTTTTGAAACATAGCTGGgcctgagataaaactctggagagaGATGCTGACTGGTAGACAGCTtggacagagacagggaaggcAGGGAGCTGTCAGAAATGGGAGACACTGAATGGGTGACTTTTTACATGTCTGTGAGGGTGTTAACTTCATGCTCTGGAGAATAGAGAGCAAGGATAAAGCCATTTTCACTGTTAGCCCACCAACACTGATTGACCCCCCGTTGGTTAAACAGCACCACCAAGTGCAGAATGGAACCCTTACACTAGCCCCACCCCCCCCATGCCCTCCAGGCACATCTCCACTAGGACAGGTCTGCCTTAGAATCAGAGCAGCACGCCCCTCccctagaagaccagcacaaatccctTCCAGGAGTTTAGTCTACTGCAAACTTTCAGCTCTAGGGGAAACTGGCTCTAgcttcatttcagtttttttgttgtttatttgtctcttcatttttgttgttgttgttgattgtttttgttttcttttgtttcttggatagagaaaaagcaaattattttgttttttaaatttttttttctctcttcttcttctcttttctcttttttctgtcagGCTTCTCTtgacaagcagaccaaaacacacctaggatctaccttcctttatttgattaaaaatcattttttaagtttatttattttgagaaagagcacaggtaggggaggggcagagagaggtgggaacagagaatccgaagcaggctttgtgttgacagcagagagcctggtgcagagcttgaacacttgaaccatgaggtcatgacctgaaccaaagtcaatgcttgagccacccaggtgcctcgatttttttttaaattatttttatttcattctgttgttattgttattactttttttcgTCATTTAAAATGACAAGATGAAGGAATTCACCTCAAAGAATAGGAAGAAGTGATGACCAAGGATTTAAACAATGCAGAtgtaagtaagatgtctgaactagaattgaAAACAGTGATTAtaatactagctgggcttgataAAAGCTTAGAAGACACCAGATAATCATTTTCTGTAGAgacaaaagaactaaaatctagtcaagctgaaattaaaaatgctataattgaaatgcaaaccaaaatggAGGCCATAAACACAGGATGGATGATGCAGAGGAACAAATTAGTtatagagaagataaaattatggaaaataatgaagcttaaAAGGAGGGAAACAAAATTCAGGGTCAGGAAGGCAGACTTAGGGAAGTCAGggatttattaaaacataataacatttatatcaaaaataccagaagataaagagaaagaaaaagaggcagaaggtttatgtgaacaaattatagctgaaaacttccataATAAGGGGAAGACACATACATCAgaatccagaaggcacagagagctcCTTTAAATTCAGCAAAAGCTGCCcatcaccaagacatatcatagtcaaattcacaaaacacacagacaaggaTAGAATCTTAAAAGCCCAGGGAAAAAAAGTCCTatcctacaagggaagacaaatcagATTTGCAGTAAAtgtgtccacagaaacttggcaagccagaaaggagtaCCAAGATATATTCATCgagctgaatgggaaaaatatgcagccaagattactctatccagcaaggctgtcattcagaataaaaagagagTTAAAGAGCTTCCCAGGGAAACAAAACTATAGGAGTTTCTGACCActgaaccagccctacaagaaattctaaggggTACTCTTtgagaggagaagaaaacaaaaaaaagactacaagcaacaaagactagaaaggacaagagagcatcaccagaaacaccaactttacaGGTAACACAGTGGCACTAAATTTCCATCTTTcagtaatcactctgaatgtgaatggactaaatgctccaaaagACATTGGGTATTAGAacagataaaacacacacacacacacacacacacacacacacacacacgcgcgcgcaagATCCAtatatgctgcctaaaagagaTTCATGTTAGACCTAAATATacctgaagattgaaagtgaggggatggagaaacttATCATGGTAagggacatcaaaagaaagctggagtagctagccatacttatatcagacaagctAGATCTGAAAACAAAGTCtataattatatcataattaagattTCTATCCATTAAGAAGATCTAAAAATTgtgtttatgcccccaactttatttttatttatttatttattttctccttcctaaaAAGAGGTTTTTATTGCGTTTGGTCCACAGTTGACATTTCACATTATCTCTTGGtcccagggctcctggatggAGGCCAGTCCCCAAGGAGGACCTCTGGGTGGGGATCCCTGTGCAGTACTTGGCAGAGGAATGGGGACTAGTCGGGGAAGGGTGGGGGGGCGGGTCTTGCTTTgtgtcctgcctgggtctcagtttctccactAGGCCCTGGGGTACCTACGGGAGGGCTGAGTGCTACCGAAATCCAGGGCCTCACAATCGGGACTGTGGCCCGACCCTCTCCCAGGGGGCCTGCTTCCTTTGGGGGCAACCCCTTCCACcatccccaccccgcccccacccccttgcaACTTCTCTGGGTACAGAAACCGCAAACTGATcggcagagaaaagggaagagagggagaggccaCCGGAAGCCATTAAGGGGCAGGTCCCTCCCTGCCCAAGTTTCTTCCCGCAACACCTTCCCCCAAGGTCAGGCCAAAGCCAGTAGGGAAACTCTGGCAGACACTCCGCCCACCGCCCGCATCTGCATGTggctccaccccttccccacagaCCCTAGGGGGCCActggaagagaagcagaaaaacaaaagaaaaaaaaccctgaaagcaGACAGGGTGATGTGGGGAGACGCCAGCAGGGGGCCTCAGTGGCCCGCCTCCTCTTGGTGGTAGGGGGCGTAATCCGGGGCCTCCCCGGGGCCTGGGCCGCCGGCTGCAGCCCCTACAACCCCATCGGCCACAGGGCCCTGTGGGCAATACTTGGGGTCGTAGATCTGCTGGCCCAGGCCAAACACCTGGCCACTCTGGTTGGTGCCCTGCGTGTAACCCATCTGCAGGGACATGGAGGAGTTGTCACACTTGTCGGTCCCCAGCTTGGTGTCGTAGATGTGCCGCGAGTCCCGGGGGCCGTCATGCCCACCTGGCTGGCACACTTGTTGGTGCCCATCTGGAGGCTGATGGTGGAGTGGTCCATGGGCGGCAGGATGTGGTTCTTGGGGTCGTACAGATGCCTTCTCGTGCCATAAGCCGTCATGCCCGACTGGCTGGCACACTTGTTCGTGCCCATCTGGAGCCCAATGACGCAGTGGCTGCCCTTCATGGTGGCATCATCGAAATTGCGTTCCTGCTTCTCCGAGTATTTGACACCAATGTCCACGCCGCTCTGCAGCCCCTTAGTCTTGGCCTTCCCGGCCAGGGCGAGGAGTGACAGCTGTACCTGGGTCATGTTCCCGCTCTTGAACAGGTCGTTGGGTTCATGCTGTAGCAGACCATGGCCTTGATGAAGTTGGAGAGGTTTTCCAGCTGGTGCCAGTTCTGCATGGAGCGGTTCATCTTGGGGACGGAGCCCGGCTGGAGCTTGTTCATGAGTGTCCACAAGATGACGCTGTCTTTGAGGCCCTTCTGGAAGTCGGGCCCCACGGAGAGGCCGGTGAGTCCCTCGATCCAGCTCCGGAGCTCAGCCTCCTTTTGGGGGTCATATTTGGACTGGAGCCGGTTCTTGACCTCGGCCAAGAGCCCATACGAGGGCCCCTTGTTGAACTGTGTGGAGCTCATGGCTGGCGGTGGGTCGGGCGGGGACCCAtgccacgcccccccccccgccccccgctcatGCCCCCAACTTTAAAGTGGGGCataatttatatatctatatctatatctatatataaattaaaaacaagcataaggaaactcattgataataatacaataatagtaggggactttaccACCTCACAACAGTGGACAGATCACTCAAGCTGAAAATCAACCAGGAACAgagtctttgaatgacacactagaccagatggacttaacagatatattcagaacacttcattctaaagcagcaaaatacacattcttctcaagtgcacatgcaacattctccagaatagatcacatgctTGGTCACAAATTATTCCTtaacaggtacaaaaagatcaagatcatgtCATGCATATTTCAGATTGCAACgatatgaaacttgaagtcaactacaataaaaaatttggaaagccctcaaatacatggagactaaagaatgaatgggttagccaaaaaattaagaaataaaaaatacatggaagcaaatgaaaatgaaaacatgacagtccaaaccttgtgggatgcagcaacagtagttctaagagggaagtatattgcaattcaggctgatctcaagaagcaagaaaggtcccaaatacaaagcctaccttacacctaaaggaactaggaaaGGAATAGCAAATACAatctaaagccagcagaagaagggaaataataaaaacaagagcaAAGATGACCTAGAAACGGACAAACAAAAAACTCgagtagaatagatcaatgaaactaagagctgattctttgaaagaattagcAAAGTTGATAAATTCCTAGCCaaacttaccaaaaagaaaacaggaaggacccaaatagataaaatcatgaatgaaagaggagagattacaaCCAGTAGCACAGAAATATAGACAATTAGAAGAGAATACttgaattatatgccaacaaactgggaagtctgggagaaatggacaaattcctagacacttatacactaccaaaactcaaatgggaagaaatttttgaacagaccaataaccagcaagGAAATCGGTAATAAAAAATC
The genomic region above belongs to Suricata suricatta isolate VVHF042 chromosome 2, meerkat_22Aug2017_6uvM2_HiC, whole genome shotgun sequence and contains:
- the LOC115281758 gene encoding LOW QUALITY PROTEIN: calponin-2-like (The sequence of the model RefSeq protein was modified relative to this genomic sequence to represent the inferred CDS: inserted 2 bases in 2 codons), with product MSSTQFNKGPSYGLLAEVKNRLQSKYDPQKEAELRSWIEGLTGLSVGPDFQKGLKDSVILWTLMNKLQPGSVPKMNRSMQNWHQLENLSNFIKAMVCYSXEPNDLFKSGNMTQVQLSLLALAGKAKTKGLQSGVDIGVKYSEKQERNFDDATMKGSHCVIGLQMGTNKCASQSGMTAYGTRRHLYDPKNHILPPMDHSTISLQMGTNKCASQVGMTAPGTXRHIYDTKLGTDKCDNSSMSLQMGYTQGTNQSGQVFGLGQQIYDPKYCPQGPVADGVVGAAAGGPGPGEAPDYAPYHQEEAGH